A DNA window from Acropora palmata chromosome 12, jaAcrPala1.3, whole genome shotgun sequence contains the following coding sequences:
- the LOC141860869 gene encoding extracellular calcium-sensing receptor-like — translation MAWTFGFQRKHMEFSPCFLASSLYLIFTFSLELKAQEASILNFPKQVENLEGDFVIGGLFPVFLSESNATKCQTTDQRFQRFTFPLGDGVANCYKMNPFGLMWVEAMLFAIEEINNSTEILPNVTLGYDIRDSANDVQFAMNIGLDFLSGYDKKNKGNQFSCSNSTIVAAIGGAGSKISKGVGYILGVESIPQISYSSTSPSLSNKANFPSFLRTIPPDYVQAQVMADLVTFYKWSYVSAIATDDDYGRLGIEAFKSEVKARNVCISVDELFHPDYTLEDTKDQIARIVRELKLDDVAKVVVLFCDLPNAKAFLEEAERQSLEGKTWIGTDSWGDKTFILSFRDSIVGGMLSVVPSKGNIETFENHMAKLTPENTKHNPWFEYFWQGTYGCRQEKKGNATDCEVKFQENCSHLIWSCHGFARGKLPNAADLQLNKAANVMDAVYAVALALDDMIKCKNGIGISPNDSCPGVGKDVKHIELLSHIKNLSFPGKLGCPIVFDKYGDIKGNYLVKSLQRDHEFHHGKKFITLGTWDSTTRRLQFISNNINISWNGWTPKIPHSRCSLPCEPGYYKVQGNLKCCWQCVLCPFGSITNASDQSGCFVCPLGFTSNTNHTRCLQLPEVYLRWGCPIGIAILFVSGVGFLCSLLTFAIFYRNRNSAVVKASTREYSLLILFLLSCIFLLPLLNIGRANDIICKARPLCLGFTITFLSSLMLTKTLRLLLIFKKKVLSGNIVLYSIRTQLLISFLLTLGVIATTVSWIFLFPPELTLHYCETSTSIDCGEKADDLLMIILGYTAALAIPTTYVAFKARKLPENFNETRLIGFTMFTLCVIWIIFVPTYYDSELHNRCIVLCIAILITGFATLICMFFSRLRIILFQPEKNTTELVRARTFDYTMRVRNGSTVAKNLRRTSVVTIGMYSIPPTEG, via the exons ATGGCCTGGACTTTcggatttcaaagaaaacatatGGAGTTTTCTCCATGTTTCTTGGCGAGCTCGTTGTAtttaattttcacattttcccTAGAGTTAAAAGCACAAGAAGCATCCATTTTGAACTTCCCTAAGCAAGTGGAGAATTTGGAGGGGGATTTTGTCATTGGTGGATTATTTCCCGTGTTTCTGAGCGAAAGCAACGCAACGAAATGTCAAACTACCGATCAGCGCTTTCAGCGATTTACGTTTCCCCTCGGCGATGGAGTCGCAAACTGCTACAAAATGAATCCGTTTGGGTTGATGTGGGTCGAGGCGATGCTTTTTGCCATAGAAGAAATCAATAACAGCACTGAAATCCTTCCCAATGTAACACTCGGATACGACATTAGGGATAGTGCAAATGATGTGCAATTTGCAATGAATATTGGTCTCGATTTTCTTTCGGGatatgacaagaaaaacaaaggaaaccaaTTCTCTTGTTCTAATTCTACCATTGTGGCCGCCATTGGAGGAGCTGGTTCTAAGATTTCCAAAGGAGTGGGTTATATTCTCGGTGTCGAGTCAATTCCTCAAATAAGCTATTCCTCTACAAGTCCTTCACTCAGCAACAAGGCAAACTTTCCATCTTTTTTGAGAACCATACCTCCAGATTATGTTCAGGCCCAGGTGATGGCGGACCTGGTCACCTTTTACAAATGGAGCTACGTCTCGGCAATTGCTACTGACGACGATTACGGACGACTAGGAATCGAAGCCTTCAAAAGCGAGGTAAAAGCAAGGAATGTTTGCATTTCTGTAGACGAGCTTTTTCACCCTGATTACACACTGGAGGATACCAAGGACCAGATTGCTCGTATTGTCCGTGAGCTGAAATTGGACGATGTTGCCAAAGTAGTCGTTCTGTTCTGCGACTTACCAAATGCTAAAGCATTTCTGGAAGAGGCAGAGAGGCAAAGTCTTGAGGGAAAGACTTGGATTGGCACTGATTCATGGGGAGACAAGACTTTTATTTTATCGTTTAGAGATTCGATCGTAGGTGGCATGCTCTCTGTTGTGCCAAGTAAAGGAAACATCGAGACGTTTGAAAATCATATGGCGAAGTTAACTccagaaaacacaaaacacaatCCTTGGTTTGAGTACTTTTGGCAGGGAACTTATGGGTGCAGACAAGAAAAGAAGGGAAATGCAACTGACTGCGAGgtaaaatttcaagaaaactgTTCTCATCTTATTTGGAGTTGTCATGGCTTCGCCAGAGGCAAACTCCCTAACGCTGCCGATTTGCAATTGAATAAAGCCGCTAATGTCATGGATGCAGTTTATGCCGTTGCATTGGCGCTCGACGATATGATCAAATGCAAGAATGGAATTGGGATTTCACCTAATGACAGCTGTCCAGGAGTGGGAAAGGACGTCAAACACATCGAACTTTTGTCTCATATAAAGAATTTGTCTTTTCCCGGAAAGCTTGGTTGTCCGATTGTGTTTGACAAATATGGCGACATCAAAG GAAACTACTTGGTGAAAAGTTTACAACGGGACCATGAGTTTCATCACGGCAAGAAGTTTATCACGCTAGGGACTTGGGACTCGACAACGCGCAGACTTCAGTTTATCAGCAATAACATAAACATTTCCTGGAACGGTTGGACTCCCAAAATTCCCCACTCGCGTTGTAGTCTACCGTGTGAGCCTGGGTACTACAAAGTTCAGGGAAATCTTAAATGCTGTTGGCAGTGCGTCCTTTGTCCCTTTGGCTCCATAACTAATGCAAGTGACCAATCAGGGTGCTTTGTTTGCCCACTGGGATTTACTTCCAATACAAACCACACGCGTTGCTTACAGTTACCGGAAGTGTACCTTAGATGGGGATGTCCAATTGGAATTGCGATCTTATTCGTGTCTGGAGTTGGGTTTTTATGTTCGTTATTAACTTTTGCGATATTTTACAGAAATCGCAACAGCGCCGTTGTAAAAGCATCAACTCGGGAATACTCGCTGCTGATTTTATTCCTTCTATCCTGCATTTTTCTACTCCCGTTGCTGAATATCGGTCGAGCAAACGACATCATTTGCAAAGCTCGGCCTTTGTGTCTTGGATTTACAATCACATTTTTGTCATCACTCATGCTTACCAAAACATTGCGcctactgcttattttcaaaaagaaagttCTTTCGGGAAATATTGTTCTTTACAGTATTCGCACTCAACTCTTGATCTCGTTTCTTCTCACTCTCGGCGTCATAGCGACAACAGTCtcttggatttttttatttccgcCGGAACTAACTTTGCACTACTGCGAAACTAGCACAAGTATCGATTGTGGCGAGAAGGCAGACGATTTGCTTATGATCATTTTAGGCTATACCGCTGCCCTGGCCATACCGACGACTTACGTTGCTTTCAAGGCTCGTAAACTTCCGGAGAATTTTAACGAAACCAGATTAATAGGCTTTACAATGTTCACTCTCTGTGTAATATGGATTATTTTTGTCCCTACTTACTATGACAGTGAGTTACATAACCGATGCATTGTCCTGTGCATCGCTATTCTTATCACTGGATTTGCAACCCTcatttgcatgtttttcaGTCGCCTGcgaattattttatttcaacccGAGAAAAACACAACGGAGCTTGTACGAGCTAGGACGTTCGATTACACAATGCGCGTGCGCAATGGATCGACTGTTGCAAAGAATCTGCGGAGAACCTCGGTTGTAACGATTGGTATGTATTCTATACCGCCAACAGAAGGATGA
- the LOC141860867 gene encoding extracellular calcium-sensing receptor-like yields MVILVVHVCCLSRLAAVNLIFFSGMLVVAAKIKSFQNREDEHQRVWKDGNIMLKGLFPITSQDGGKCERLDTTGLAWMLAMIYAVDKINNDTNILPNKTIGYEIENTCQSIPTTMRFAIQIVSKYRPNSVCRSPEDCCRDKNNYQPKHERISAVIGPAASWISIPVARLLGLYGIPQISYASTSRILGDKTRYKSFLRTVPSDDFQAQAMAEFVRNFKWNYVFLIASDDDYGKMGAAAFKVSAKNLNVCIANDVFIAFNSQNSDQQIEAALSKLKIAVRAKVVIVFSYLEQGERLLKQAEQMKINGRTWVTSDGWNSINSELSKLNVSKTMLKGLFSFSIRSKQVKEFDQFTRSLSFRDIENNTWFHQLLEKSLHCSSAPKNIVRSHPMAMAPCNLDAKLPLDHEIATDFVANVIDAVYVVAHAMHNIYNCTPRAQCPNTTLPISPETLLEFATAVDFQGVDHNRVNFDKNGERASSDYVIRNLQLSKGGSQIQYVDVGYWSKEGPDKSFSVNDSLIQWNSGKKPVSTCFRKCQPGEQVVGESECCWNCQKCDKGKVSFSPGSIRCTACNETHYANNNQTRCLLRTVAYLKFTDPGGIAIGTMSCFDILLVTAVAVVFIRKRQTAVIVDSSPHLLVLFFMTLYSSFIVTIIPVASKPSNTSCTTTSVMLLLIFFFYAAFFLAKTKSSTQLLKSVVSRFINMCESHLQFAEIGVLLFLQAILIIAWQATSPSVAHFQNQDNLRLLECLEAFAATQLIATAYPIVILALATFIAFRERHLPDNFNEAKLRSFSTLALCIVLVAFIPTYYYVVRNNRIFVVAFTLFVAAFACMGCMFVPKLYIMYFRPETNVVPTNQESMGNNVTHLSSSVGQATASENNCSQGLGHVNYASSKENIPSKMSRKDEKAVDISASSTTNEGKDTMKSEQDEISSISEVVTYGVM; encoded by the coding sequence aTGGTAATTCTCGTGGTCCATGTTTGTTGCCTTTCTCGGCTGGCAGCTGTAAACTTAATTTTCTTCAGCGGTATGCTAGTAGTTGCTgctaaaataaaatcatttcaaaaccGCGAGGACGAACATCAGCGGGTATGGAAAGATGGAAACATCATGCTCAAAGGCTTGTTTCCGATAACGTCGCAAGATGGCGGCAAATGCGAGCGTTTAGATACGACAGGTTTGGCATGGATGTTGGCAATGATATACGCTGTGGACAAAATCAACAACGACACGAATATTTTGCCGAACAAAACCATTGGTTACGAAATCGAGAACACTTGCCAGAGCATTCCCACAACCATGCGTTTCGCCATACAGATTGTATCGAAATATCGGCCCAATTCGGTATGCAGATCCCCAGAAGATTGCTGCCGAGACAAAAATAACTACCAACCCAAACATGAGCGGATATCAGCAGTGATTGGTCCTGCTGCATCGTGGATCTCAATACCTGTAGCGAGATTGCTTGGTTTGTATGGCATTCCTCAAATTAGCTACGCTTCGACTAGCCGAATACTCGGCGATAAAACTCGATACAAATCGTTTTTGCGTACCGTGCCTTCGGATGACTTTCAAGCTCAAGCTATGGCTGAGTTTGTCCGCAATTTCAAATGGAATTATGTGTTCTTAATCGCAAGCGATGACGATTATGGAAAAATGGGTGCTGCAGCATTTAAAGTTTCTGCCAAAAATTTGAACGTTTGCATTGCCAACGATGTATTCATCGCTTTCAATTCACAGAATTCAGATCAACAAATTGAAGCCGCTTTAtcgaaattaaaaattgctgTGAGGGCCAAGGTTGTTATCGTCTTCAGTTACCTCGAACAAGGAGAACGCTTATTAAAACAAGCGGAGCAAATGAAGATAAATGGTCGAACATGGGTGACTAGTGACGGGTGGAACTCAATAAACTCCGAACTTTCGAAGTTGAACGTAAGTAAGACAATGCTCAAAGGGCTGTTTAGTTTTTCCATCAGATCGAAACAAGTCAAGGAGTTTGACCAATTTACGCGAAGTTTGTCATTTCGAGATATAGAGAATAACACATGGTTTCATCAATTGTTGGAGAAGAGTTTGCACTGCAGTTCGGCGCCAAAGAATATTGTCCGCTCGCATCCTATGGCCATGGCACCGTGTAATCTTGATGCAAAACTGCCTCTAGATCATGAGATTGCCACAGATTTCGTTGCTAACGTCATCGATGCAGTTTATGTCGTTGCCCACGCTATGCACAATATTTACAATTGCACACCACGGGCTCAGTGCCCGAATACGACTCTTCCGATTAGCCCCGAAACGCTCTTAGAGTTCGCCACGGCTGTTGACTTTCAGGGCGTCGATCATAATCGGGTCAACTTCGACAAAAATGGCGAGCGTGCATCCAGCGACTACGTCATACGAAATCTCCAACTAAGCAAGGGAGGAAGTCAAATACAGTACGTTGACGTGGGCTACTGGAGCAAAGAAGGTCCCGACAAGAGTTTCAGCGTCAATGACAGCTTAATTCAGTGGAATTCCGGTAAAAAGCCAGTTTCGACTTGTTTTCGTAAGTGTCAACCCGGCGAACAAGTCGTTGGCGAATCAGAATGCTGCTGGAATTGTCAAAAATGTGACAAGGGAAAAGTAAGCTTTTCGCCGGGTTCTATAAGGTGCACGGCCTGCAATGAAACTCACTACGCAAACAATAATCAAACCCGGTGTCTTTTGCGAACAGTTGCTTACCTCAAGTTCACAGATCCTGGTGGTATTGCCATAGGAACGATGagttgttttgatattttatTGGTAACAGCGGTAGCGGTTGTTTTCATACGAAAGCGACAAACAGCAGTAATAGTGGACTCCAGTCCACATCTTCTCGTTCTGTTTTTCATGACATTGTACTCTTCTTTTATTGTGACAATTATTCCAGTCGCGAGCAAACCAAGCAATACATCTTGCACAACAACAAGCGTGATGTTATTGCTAATATTTTTCTTCTATGCTGCCTTTTTTCTGGCCAAGACAAAATCCTCGACCCAGCTTCTCAAGTCAGTGGTTTCTCGATTCATAAACATGTGTGAGAGCCACTTACAGTTTGCCGAAATCGGTGTACTGCTTTTTTTGCAAGCCATTCTAATCATCGCATGGCAAGCGACCTCGCCTTCTGTAgctcattttcaaaaccaagACAACCTGCGTCTCTTGGAATGTTTGGAAGCTTTTGCCGCGACTCAACTCATAGCCACAGCTTATCCAATCGTAATCCTTGCACTAGCCACTTTTATTGCCTTCCGCGAGAGACATCTACCTGACAATTTCAACGAAGCCAAGTTGAGGAGTTTCTCGACGCTCGCATTGTGTATCGTCCTGGTTGCTTTTATACCAACGTATTACTACGTCGTGAGAAACAACAGAATCTTTGTGGTAGCTTTCACTTTGTTTGTTGCTGCGTTCGCTTGTATGGGCTGTATGTTCGTTCCAAAACTATACATAATGTATTTTCGACCAGAGACAAACGTTGTACCAACCAATCAAGAATCGATGGGAAACAACGTCACTCATCTCTCTTCATCTGTCGGGCAGGCGACTGCTTCAGAAAACAATTGCAGTCAAGGTCTAGGTCACGTGAACTACGCctcttcaaaggaaaacattCCTTCAAAAATGTcgagaaaagatgaaaaagctGTGGACATTAGTGCCAGCTCAACAACGAATGAAGGAAAAGATACAATGAAATCTGAGCAGGATGAGATTAGTAGCATAAGTGAAGTAGTGACCTATGGGGTGATGTGA